In the genome of Gammaproteobacteria bacterium, one region contains:
- the murJ gene encoding murein biosynthesis integral membrane protein MurJ, with product MKLFRSTAVVSGMTLISRLFGYLRDMVIAVHFGASGMTDAFFVAFRIPNFLRRLFAEGAFSQAFVPVFAEYREHRDERDLKDLVDHVAGTLSLVLALITALGVLAAPLLITVFAPGFVHDAARHELASAMLRLTFPYLLFISMTALAGGILNSLGRFAVPAFTPVFLNLSLIGVTLWLAPHLAQPVTALAWGVLIAGVVQLLFQLPFLMRAGLMPRLRVDFVHAGVKRIMRLMLPALFGSSVVQINLLVDTLIASFLAAGSISWLYYSDRFVELPLALFGIAIGTVILPGLSRHHAQQDPAGFSATLDWALRLSVFIAVPAMLGLIMLAGPILSALIQYRAFSPEDTRMAAMSLMAFAVGLPAFILIKVLAPAFYSRQDTATPVRIGVIAMVANMGMNVAIVVPWVMTHTPGPHAGLALATALSAWLNAGLLYRRLRHTGVHRAAPGWTGLLVRVMVAGAAMVGLLAWLSPPLAAWTQWPALHRVLWLGGLILAGGLTYLLVGLALGIRPGQFERVTD from the coding sequence ATGAAACTGTTCCGATCCACGGCCGTGGTCAGCGGCATGACTCTTATTTCGCGCCTGTTCGGCTATTTGCGGGATATGGTCATCGCGGTCCATTTCGGCGCCAGCGGCATGACCGACGCCTTTTTCGTCGCCTTCCGGATTCCGAATTTCCTGCGCCGCCTGTTCGCCGAAGGCGCTTTTTCACAGGCCTTCGTGCCGGTGTTCGCCGAATACCGCGAGCACCGCGACGAGCGCGACCTGAAGGATCTGGTCGACCATGTGGCCGGTACCCTGTCGCTGGTGCTGGCGTTGATCACTGCATTGGGCGTCCTGGCCGCGCCGCTGCTGATCACCGTGTTCGCGCCGGGTTTCGTGCACGATGCGGCGCGTCACGAGCTGGCTTCCGCCATGCTGCGCCTCACCTTCCCCTATCTGCTGTTCATCTCCATGACGGCGCTGGCCGGCGGCATCCTGAACAGCCTGGGGCGCTTTGCGGTGCCGGCGTTCACGCCGGTATTCCTCAATCTGTCACTGATCGGCGTCACCCTGTGGCTGGCGCCGCATCTGGCGCAGCCGGTGACGGCGCTGGCCTGGGGCGTGCTCATCGCCGGCGTGGTGCAGCTCCTGTTCCAGCTGCCGTTTCTGATGCGGGCGGGGCTGATGCCGCGGCTGCGCGTCGACTTCGTCCATGCGGGAGTGAAGCGCATCATGCGCCTGATGCTGCCCGCGCTGTTCGGGTCGTCCGTGGTGCAGATCAACCTGCTGGTGGATACGCTGATCGCCTCGTTCCTGGCGGCGGGCAGCATTTCCTGGCTGTATTACTCCGACCGATTCGTCGAACTGCCGCTGGCGCTGTTCGGCATCGCGATCGGGACGGTGATCCTGCCGGGGCTGTCGCGTCACCACGCGCAGCAGGACCCCGCCGGGTTCAGCGCCACCCTGGACTGGGCGCTGCGGTTGTCGGTGTTCATCGCGGTACCCGCGATGCTGGGGCTGATCATGCTCGCCGGGCCGATTCTCTCCGCCTTGATCCAGTACCGCGCTTTCAGTCCCGAGGACACCCGCATGGCGGCCATGAGCCTGATGGCCTTCGCGGTCGGCCTGCCGGCGTTCATTCTGATCAAGGTGCTGGCGCCGGCGTTTTATTCCCGCCAGGACACCGCGACGCCGGTGCGCATCGGCGTCATCGCCATGGTCGCCAACATGGGCATGAACGTGGCCATCGTGGTGCCCTGGGTGATGACGCACACGCCGGGCCCGCATGCCGGTCTGGCGCTTGCCACCGCCCTGTCGGCCTGGCTGAACGCAGGGCTGCTGTACCGGCGTCTGCGCCATACGGGGGTGCATCGCGCCGCGCCGGGTTGGACGGGCCTGCTGGTGCGGGTGATGGTGGCGGGTGCCGCCATGGTGGGGCTGCTCGCCTGGCTCAGCCCGCCGCTGGCGGCCTGGACCCAGTGGCCGGCGCTGCATCGCGTGCTTTGGCTGGGTGGGCTGATTCTGGCCGGCGGACTGACTTATCTGCTCGTGGGGCTGGCCCTGGGGATCCGCCCGGGCCAGTTCGAGCGGGTGACCGATTAA
- a CDS encoding ATP-binding protein gives MADSDKISSLAVFVPPVLADYTVTATSEAFLLDEYAQSLSLPVVDERGRPLGTISRYRMMDIFFRPFGRELHGKRPVSEVMDRALLLNADTPLDKAGALVTSSISHPVTEDFFLIRDGEYYGAVSVMALVEALQDRLAASSHELSLAYGRLKASHGQLVQTEKMASLGQMVAGLAHEINTPLGYVRNNLELVREQLTPITDTVTAAEHLMHAVRGSANDAPQPGLDQHAKLLESHLEVLAPQELLPELGQVFDDTLHGVDRIAELILNLKNFARLDQADTTEANINALLDSALTIAGHLLKNRVQVQREYGELPPLSCAPSHLNQVFLNMLSNAAQAIEGEGRILIRTWADDADINIVFQDSGKGIEAENLKKIFDPFFTTKPVGQGTGMGLSISYQIVRQHGGRIRVGSKPGVGTKFHIQLPVRQQQREEPPDNLAEVNYA, from the coding sequence ATGGCCGACAGCGACAAGATATCCTCCCTCGCCGTCTTCGTGCCGCCGGTGCTCGCGGATTATACGGTGACCGCCACCAGTGAGGCATTCCTCCTGGATGAATACGCCCAGAGCCTGTCCCTGCCCGTGGTCGACGAGCGCGGCCGTCCGCTCGGCACCATCAGCCGTTACCGCATGATGGATATCTTTTTCCGCCCCTTCGGACGCGAACTGCACGGCAAGCGCCCGGTTTCAGAGGTCATGGACCGCGCCCTGCTGCTGAATGCCGACACCCCGCTGGACAAGGCCGGCGCCCTGGTCACCAGCAGCATCTCGCATCCGGTAACGGAGGACTTCTTCCTGATCCGCGACGGCGAGTATTACGGCGCGGTCAGCGTCATGGCGCTGGTAGAGGCGCTGCAGGACCGGCTGGCCGCCAGTTCCCACGAGCTGTCGCTGGCTTACGGGCGCCTCAAGGCCTCGCACGGCCAGCTGGTGCAGACCGAAAAAATGGCCAGCCTGGGTCAGATGGTTGCCGGCCTGGCGCATGAGATCAACACCCCGCTCGGTTACGTACGCAACAATCTGGAGCTGGTGCGCGAGCAGCTCACGCCCATCACCGACACCGTCACGGCCGCCGAGCATCTGATGCACGCCGTTCGCGGCAGCGCAAACGACGCCCCTCAGCCGGGGCTCGATCAGCACGCCAAACTGCTGGAATCGCACCTCGAGGTGCTCGCCCCGCAGGAACTGCTGCCCGAGCTCGGCCAGGTCTTCGACGACACCCTGCACGGGGTGGACCGCATCGCCGAACTGATCCTGAACCTCAAGAACTTCGCCCGCCTGGACCAGGCCGACACCACCGAGGCGAATATCAACGCTCTGCTCGACAGCGCCCTGACCATCGCGGGACATCTGCTCAAGAACCGCGTCCAGGTGCAGCGCGAATACGGTGAACTGCCGCCCCTGTCGTGCGCGCCGTCCCACCTCAATCAGGTGTTCCTGAACATGCTGAGCAACGCCGCACAGGCCATCGAGGGCGAAGGGCGCATCCTGATTCGCACCTGGGCGGACGATGCGGACATCAATATCGTTTTCCAGGATTCCGGCAAGGGGATCGAGGCCGAGAATCTGAAAAAAATATTCGATCCGTTTTTCACTACCAAACCCGTGGGCCAGGGAACCGGCATGGGCCTCTCCATCAGCTACCAGATCGTGCGCCAGCACGGCGGGCGCATCCGGGTGGGGTCCAAGCCGGGCGTGGGAACCAAATTTCATATTCAGCTTCCGGTACGCCAGCAGCAGAGGGAGGAACCACCCGACAACCTAGCGGAGGTCAACTATGCCTGA
- a CDS encoding response regulator, with amino-acid sequence MPESKARILFVDDEERILRSLKLMFRGQYQIETANSGEEAIELLQRQPVDVIVSDQRMPGMQGTEVLRNAREIAPDAVRILLTGYSDMDAIVGSVNDGEIFRYIHKPWRPDAIRDTLAQAVDIARNTRDAVQQPVPAPEPTQADAGDMPIVLVIDQDPALQQLVRERVGDRFQVLAVTKVDEALGKLVSEDIAIIVTELHIDGINLSPVIKSLKHNNPGVPALVVTNFQDNGALIDLINQGQIFRFLRKPVSAKLLASGIEQAYQHQRALKADPRLAARYAVEEQNETSLRALPAQIMGFIRRLGGARANPAGAE; translated from the coding sequence ATGCCTGAATCGAAAGCCCGCATCCTGTTCGTGGACGACGAAGAGCGCATCCTGCGTTCCCTCAAGCTCATGTTCCGCGGCCAATACCAGATCGAAACCGCGAACAGCGGCGAGGAGGCGATCGAACTCCTGCAGCGCCAACCGGTGGACGTGATCGTCAGCGACCAGCGCATGCCCGGCATGCAGGGCACCGAGGTGCTGCGCAACGCCCGTGAAATCGCCCCCGATGCCGTGCGCATCCTGCTGACCGGTTATTCCGACATGGATGCCATCGTCGGCTCGGTCAACGATGGCGAGATCTTCCGCTACATCCACAAACCCTGGCGTCCCGATGCGATCCGCGACACGCTGGCACAGGCGGTGGACATCGCGCGCAACACGCGCGACGCCGTCCAGCAGCCGGTCCCGGCTCCGGAACCGACGCAGGCTGACGCGGGCGACATGCCGATCGTGCTGGTCATCGACCAGGATCCCGCCCTGCAGCAGCTGGTGCGCGAACGCGTCGGCGACCGCTTCCAGGTCCTGGCCGTCACCAAGGTGGACGAGGCGCTGGGTAAGCTCGTCTCCGAGGACATCGCCATCATCGTCACCGAGCTCCACATCGACGGCATCAACCTCAGCCCGGTCATCAAGTCCCTCAAGCACAACAACCCCGGGGTGCCGGCCCTGGTGGTGACCAACTTCCAGGACAACGGCGCGCTGATCGACCTCATCAATCAGGGCCAGATCTTCCGTTTTCTGCGCAAGCCGGTCAGCGCCAAGCTGCTGGCCAGCGGCATCGAGCAGGCCTATCAGCACCAGCGCGCACTCAAGGCGGACCCCCGCCTCGCCGCCCGCTATGCCGTGGAGGAGCAGAACGAAACCTCCCTGCGCGCCCTGCCCGCGCAGATCATGGGCTTTATCCGCCGCCTGGGCGGCGCACGCGCCAATCCGGCCGGGGCCGAATGA
- the rpsT gene encoding 30S ribosomal protein S20 has translation MANIASAKKRARQAVAHRAHNVALRSRYRTAVKNVLKAVQDGDKAAAADAYRSAVSIIDNTADKGMIHKNKAARHKSRLNAQIKAMS, from the coding sequence TTGGCCAACATCGCCTCTGCCAAAAAGCGCGCCCGTCAGGCTGTCGCGCATCGCGCCCACAACGTGGCGCTGCGTTCGCGTTATCGCACCGCCGTGAAAAACGTGCTCAAGGCCGTCCAGGATGGCGACAAGGCCGCGGCTGCCGACGCCTATCGCTCGGCCGTGTCGATCATCGACAACACCGCGGACAAGGGCATGATCCACAAGAACAAGGCCGCGCGTCATAAGAGCCGCCTGAACGCCCAGATCAAGGCCATGTCCTGA
- the nhaD gene encoding sodium:proton antiporter NhaD — MAGAQGEPALHAELISSWFGIVSVLVFVAAYGVVITEEQLHMRKSKPVMVAAGIIWFLVALAYHQHGASAAAEEAVKENILEYGELMLFLLAAMTYIATLEERRVFDALRAWLVSRGFTLKAVYWITGLLAFFISPIADNLTTALLMGAVVLAVAPDKRKFVALSCINIVVAANAGGAFSPFGDITTLMVWQRGKIPFLDFFYLFLPALVNWFVPALIMSFAVPKGRPAPLDEAVYIKRGGITVIFLFFGTIAMAVLFHSALEMPPMLGMMTGLGVLKLFGYYLKITHSSLANGTIEMDAGLIETEGDEAFDIFTQLQRAEWDTLMFFYGVILSVGGLATLGYLGELSQLIYTGLGHTQANVLVGIISAIVDNIPVMYAVLSMDPNMAYGQWMLVTLTAGVGGSLMSIGSAAGVGLMGQARGVYTFMAHLRWSWAVALGYGLSIWLHLIVNHHLMLR; from the coding sequence ATGGCGGGGGCGCAGGGCGAGCCCGCCCTGCATGCTGAACTCATCAGTTCCTGGTTCGGAATCGTCTCGGTGCTGGTTTTCGTCGCCGCCTACGGGGTGGTGATCACCGAAGAGCAGCTGCATATGCGCAAGTCCAAGCCGGTGATGGTGGCTGCCGGCATCATCTGGTTTTTGGTGGCTCTGGCCTATCACCAGCACGGGGCATCGGCCGCTGCAGAAGAGGCGGTGAAGGAAAACATCCTCGAGTATGGGGAGCTGATGCTGTTCTTGCTGGCGGCGATGACCTACATCGCCACCCTGGAGGAGCGCCGCGTGTTCGATGCCCTGCGGGCCTGGCTGGTCTCGCGCGGCTTTACCCTCAAGGCCGTTTACTGGATCACCGGCCTGCTGGCGTTCTTCATCTCGCCCATCGCCGACAATCTCACCACGGCCCTGCTGATGGGGGCGGTGGTGCTCGCGGTGGCGCCCGACAAGCGCAAGTTCGTGGCTCTGTCGTGCATCAACATCGTGGTGGCCGCCAACGCCGGCGGGGCGTTCAGCCCGTTCGGGGACATCACGACCCTGATGGTGTGGCAGCGCGGCAAGATCCCCTTCCTGGACTTCTTCTACCTGTTCCTGCCGGCACTGGTGAACTGGTTCGTGCCCGCGCTGATCATGTCCTTCGCGGTGCCCAAAGGGCGGCCGGCGCCCCTCGACGAAGCGGTGTACATCAAGCGGGGCGGGATCACCGTCATCTTCCTCTTTTTCGGCACCATCGCGATGGCGGTGCTGTTCCATTCGGCGCTTGAGATGCCACCGATGCTGGGCATGATGACGGGGCTGGGTGTGCTCAAGCTGTTCGGTTATTACCTGAAGATCACCCACAGCAGCCTGGCCAACGGCACCATCGAGATGGATGCAGGCCTGATCGAGACGGAAGGCGACGAGGCCTTCGATATCTTTACCCAGCTGCAGCGCGCAGAGTGGGACACGCTGATGTTCTTCTACGGGGTGATTCTGTCGGTCGGCGGCCTGGCCACCCTGGGGTACCTCGGCGAGTTGTCGCAGCTTATCTATACGGGCCTGGGCCACACCCAGGCCAATGTGCTGGTCGGGATCATCTCGGCCATCGTCGACAACATCCCGGTCATGTATGCCGTGCTGTCGATGGATCCCAACATGGCCTACGGGCAGTGGATGCTGGTGACCCTGACCGCCGGCGTGGGCGGCTCGCTGATGTCCATCGGCTCGGCGGCGGGCGTCGGCCTGATGGGGCAGGCCCGGGGGGTGTACACCTTCATGGCGCACCTGCGCTGGAGCTGGGCGGTGGCCCTGGGTTACGGGCTGAGCATCTGGCTGCACCTGATCGTCAACCACCACCTGATGCTGCGCTGA
- a CDS encoding SLC13 family permease, giving the protein MTETLTLNTEMIVVLGLLAFTVFLFVSEIVRVDVAAVLVMVILGVMTKIPALGNLGDHDLIFAGFASNAVISIIAVMIIGAGLDKTGIMSRVAAFILRIGGNTEKRVIPLVSSTVGFISSFMQNVGAAALFLPVVSRISIRTGLPMSRLLMPMGFCAILGGTVTMVGSSPLILLNDLILNSNKALPEHQQMETFGLFSVTPIGIALVIAGILYFVLAGRFVLPSRRAMSSGGESTMDYFRRVYGLDYDLHELHVPADSPLLAQTVGDLERTHRIRIIALFQSGEMRVAPARDIALLPEAQLGVLAPEAALQAFAKAGRLVPRAEIETFTEVLAATRAGISELVIPPSSTLIGRSLRDIAMRKTYGLSVLAIHRGAHTTTSGVRDFILQAGDTLVCHNTWDSLARLEHDPNFAVVTSEYPHEELRPEKLKFALVFFLIALGLVLFSDLRLSVSLMVGAVGMIATRVLTMDEAYRAVDWKTVFLLASLIPLGAAVEISGTAAWIAQQTLALLGGVPAWVLQAVIAVLATVFTLVMSNIGATVLLVPLAVNIAIGAGANPAVFALTVAIATSNSFIIPTHQVNALIMGPAGYRVKDFMKAGGVMTVLFLVVSLAMLNLIF; this is encoded by the coding sequence ATGACCGAGACGCTGACCTTGAATACGGAAATGATCGTGGTGCTGGGGCTGCTGGCCTTCACCGTATTCCTGTTCGTATCTGAAATCGTGCGCGTGGACGTCGCCGCCGTGCTGGTCATGGTCATTCTCGGCGTGATGACCAAAATTCCCGCCCTGGGCAATCTCGGCGACCACGACCTGATCTTCGCCGGCTTCGCCAGTAACGCGGTTATCTCCATTATCGCGGTGATGATCATCGGCGCCGGCCTGGACAAGACCGGCATCATGAGTCGGGTGGCCGCCTTCATCCTGCGCATCGGCGGAAACACCGAAAAACGCGTCATCCCGCTGGTCTCCAGCACCGTCGGCTTCATTTCCAGCTTCATGCAGAACGTCGGCGCCGCCGCCCTGTTCCTGCCGGTGGTTTCCCGCATCTCCATCCGCACCGGCCTGCCGATGTCGCGCCTGCTCATGCCCATGGGTTTTTGCGCCATTCTGGGCGGCACGGTGACCATGGTGGGGTCCAGCCCGCTGATCCTGCTCAACGACCTGATCCTGAACTCCAACAAGGCGCTGCCCGAACACCAGCAGATGGAGACCTTCGGGCTGTTCTCGGTCACCCCCATCGGCATCGCCCTGGTGATCGCCGGCATTCTGTACTTCGTGCTGGCCGGCCGCTTCGTGCTCCCCTCACGCCGCGCCATGAGCAGCGGCGGCGAGAGCACCATGGATTACTTCCGCCGCGTCTACGGCCTCGACTACGACCTGCACGAACTGCACGTCCCGGCCGACAGCCCCCTGCTCGCCCAGACGGTGGGCGACCTGGAACGAACCCATCGCATCCGCATCATCGCCCTGTTCCAGAGCGGCGAGATGCGCGTCGCGCCGGCCCGCGACATCGCCCTGCTGCCGGAAGCGCAGCTCGGCGTGCTCGCACCGGAGGCTGCCCTCCAGGCCTTCGCCAAGGCCGGCCGGCTCGTCCCCCGCGCCGAGATCGAGACCTTCACCGAGGTATTGGCGGCGACCCGGGCCGGCATCTCCGAGCTGGTGATCCCCCCCAGCTCGACCCTCATCGGGCGCAGCCTGCGCGACATCGCCATGCGCAAGACCTACGGGCTCTCGGTGCTGGCGATCCACCGCGGTGCGCACACCACCACCAGCGGCGTACGCGACTTCATCCTGCAGGCCGGCGACACCCTGGTCTGCCACAACACCTGGGACAGCCTGGCGCGGCTGGAGCATGACCCCAACTTCGCGGTGGTCACCAGCGAGTACCCCCACGAGGAACTGCGTCCCGAAAAGCTCAAATTCGCCCTGGTGTTCTTCCTCATCGCGCTGGGACTGGTGCTGTTCTCCGACCTGCGGCTGTCCGTTTCCCTGATGGTGGGGGCCGTGGGCATGATCGCCACGCGCGTGCTCACCATGGACGAGGCCTATCGTGCCGTGGACTGGAAGACGGTGTTCCTGCTTGCCAGCCTGATCCCGCTCGGCGCGGCGGTGGAGATATCCGGCACCGCGGCCTGGATCGCCCAGCAAACCCTGGCGCTGCTCGGCGGCGTGCCGGCCTGGGTGCTGCAGGCCGTGATCGCCGTGCTGGCCACCGTGTTCACCCTGGTCATGTCCAATATCGGCGCCACCGTACTGCTGGTCCCGCTGGCGGTGAACATCGCCATTGGCGCCGGCGCCAACCCCGCCGTATTCGCCCTGACTGTAGCCATTGCGACATCGAATTCGTTCATCAT